The stretch of DNA GCTCAAAGGTACCGCTACGCCTAGTCGATCGCGCAAACCTCGACGACGAGATCGCCTTGGTAACTACTGGACTCATGAGGAGCCATCACCGAAGTCCTAAATCAATCTCTCTGAAACCAGCATCTCCACAGACAGAGTATCTACCTCTCACGTCCCGGTAACGGGACTTTGGCGGTTTTGGAGGCGACTGTCGAGTGGATGGACAACGCCAGTGAGATTTCTACCCCAATTAAGCGCTCTGACCAGGAGCAGCCGAGTTTTGTCCGAGTTTTGCAAACGTTGGCGGCGTAGTTTCGCAAACGGCCCTTGGTGGGCCGTTTGCGAAACTGGTATGACCTGCCCGAATGTCAGGTATAAAATTGCAAAATCCTCTCTTAACTTAGCGACTTTCCTTTTTTATGATTCCCCAAGGATCGGCTGCTGGCCAGGGTGCAGGACGGTTGGTATCGAGGCGACTGGACTACTTCAGCCGTCCTGATGACGGCGAATGCTCAGATCGCCAACACTCACTGGGGTCTTGCCTCTTGATAACAAGGTGGAGCGGTTCCTTCAGTGTGGTCGATCTCAACTGAGATCCGCCGACTGAGGGTTCATAGTTATGCCTTGCTCACGCTGCACGACGGCGCTTCAATGCAACTAGGAACGTTGCTTCACCAACAACGATGACAAAGCCAACAGCAGGCAAGCCAATAATGACTCTTGAATCACTTGTTTGGTTCCCGGTCGCAAGAGCAATCACTGAAACAGAGTTTCTATTGGTTGCATACACCGTGTCGGTGGTGGGGTTAACCGAAAACCCGACGACGTTAGAGCGAGCACGAATACTGCGGACGAGCTTGCTTGTTGCTCCGCTTATGACCGAGATGGAATGACCGTTGGCCGCATACACCGTGTCGGTGGTGGGGTTAACCGCGAGTCCAGCAGACTTTGCCAAAATTGTGTGAGTCACCTTATCGGTCTTCCCGCTTATGACCGAGATGGAATGACCGTTGGCCGCATACACCGTGTCGGTGGTGGGGTTAACCGCGAGACTTATCAGGAAAGAGTGAGCGCTGCTGTTAGTGGTCGGTATGTTTCGAACGACTGGTGTGCCAGCCCAAGAAACGCCGGAATCGACGATTCCAAAGACCAGGCATATCGCCAGAGTGATACCCAGTACACGAAAAACGTTGCTTAGCGTGATTGATCTGATCGGATTGAAACTCATATCGCTCTCCTTACTCGGCAGAACTTCCAGCCCGAGATATCAATGGGCATTGAAACCCCGAGACAAGAAGGTGGAATCGAGAGTGGCTAAAAAATTGAATACCAGACATCGCCATTGGCGTCGTAGGTGAGCGCTACCTCCGGGCAATTCGATCCTGGTGCACACGCGAGGTCTATCGCGTGTCCCAAAGAAACGCTGACGTTATCTTGACAATAGCTGACCGCAGCCGCGTTGTAGGGCGTCATGTGATTGCACAGAGTGGAGCCAATCGACGGAGCGAAGCCCTGCTCCCAATCGTACGTGTTCTGAACAAAACTTGCCGAGAAGTAGGTAACGACTTCCCCACCACTACCACCTCCACCCCCAACAAGCTCCTCTGGCTGTGCGTGAGTCGGAGTGGACTCGCTCGCCGTTAATCCCGTCCCGGTTCCTACACTAGCAAGTCCAAGACTGAGGGCTACGACCGCCCCCCCCGAACCATGTTTCTTACCTTCATCATTACCCCTTTTGTGGTATTCGTCGGTACCAGAGTTATCGTCTGGTACATTGGGGAACCTAACACATCGTGGTGACGTTTTCACAGCAGTTTTGGATATTTACGAAAATCTATCCGCCACCAGGATGTTTGGCAAGCGCCAGGATTGGTGGAAGGTAGATTTTGTGACCGTTTAGGTGAGCTGCGTCATGGGTATCCTCGACAGAGGAACACGGTTTGAAAGCTGATCTGGCGGCTGCATTTCGGCAGTTCAGGAGTATCGAGACGGTCTTTGGTCTTTGCTCTCTTGCGTTGTGGTATCGTCAGCCTTGATACCGGTTACCAAGGAGTTGAGTGCTACTCACGGGGAATTGTAGTCTGTGTCATCCGTTTGGGGACAAGGGTGCCGGTGGTTGCTGATATCCTTCCCGTCCGGGGCTTGTGGATCGAAGTTGGGATTGCCATCCCTAACGGTTTGCTGCAGTTTCCTGACGCGCTCACGTGAACACCCAAGCATGGATCCGCCAACGCACCCCGGTCTCGGGGTCAAGTGGGTGGCCCTGAGGTTGTAATTTCGTGCCTTCGCACTAACACGCGGCTCTGGATCGGTTCTGACTCGAGTTGGGGCGTGGTGGCCAGGGATTGGATCTGGTGCTTTGGATGTGGAACGTTTCAAAGAGTTCCCGACCGCGCTTGGAGTCGGAGGGAATTCCCTAAATGGAAACCGTTTCCACTTGTTTCTGACGCTCACTTACCAGAGCATCCAAGAAGGTTGCTGCAAAGTGCCTGAAGGAGCGCAGGTAAATGTCTTTGGGAATCGCATGGTCGATTCGAAACTTGGCGAAGTTCTTCGAAAAGACATCTGGATAGGGTGACGTTGCACAACCGGCTTCGAAGGAGAAGAGGAAGGCGTCATCGTTGAGTTCGAGCTCACACCTGGTTGCGGGTTCAAGGTGTTGGTCACGAAGCTTTCCCAACAGACCCAAGGTACTCTGATCGACGAAGAGCTTGCGTATCGATACCGCGATCTTTGGAGCCTTGACGGTGACGCCTCCGTTGCCGATGACCACTCCTTCATCTACCCGTAGCTCTCCGGTCGCAAAGTTACGCGAAACCGTGGTCCAGGGTATGAGAATAGCTAGTCACCGCAACGCGAGTGGACTGCCCTGCAAAACCCGATCGGTTCCAACCGACCTTGCGAGCAAGTCGCCATGCCCTGACACTAGAGCAACGCAAGTGTGATGGTGCGACATGGCTGATTGCCTGAACCGTCAACCAATGCCAATTGCGCCAAGAACAACAAGGCGAGGGAATTGTCGCACGAGTAGCGCAGATGCGAGCTCTGCACAATAGACGAGGACGCTAAAACCCATCCACTCAGCGCACGGATACCTCTAGAGAGGTGGTCCCCAGTAAATCATTGGCCAGTTTGGCCCAGATCAGCAGCGCCTCAACGTGGGCTTCGATAATCGAAGGGTGCGAGGTCGATGCCTCCTCCTCAAGTGCCATGATGAGTGTGACCGGTCCGTCTGTGAAATAGACGGGTCCTCGAGGTCGGCGACTCGGTTAGCGTCTCCTCGGCTGGAGGGAGCATAAGAGCATGGTTCTGGCCTCTTCGTCTTGCTCATTGCCATCATGGCACGATCACCAGCTACTAAGTGGTTGGAGGACCTTGATGGTGATCAAGTTAAAAGCCATCCAAGCTAACAGCAACTGTCAATATGCTTGTCCCCCAAACGGATGACAGAGACTGCAATCACCGTTGGGAAGCGCTCAAGTCGTTGGTCACCAGAATCGTAGGTTCATGATTCAACAACGTGAGAGAGTAAAGACCAAGGACCGTCTTTAATCCGGCTGAGCTGCCCATATTCAATAGCAATATCACCCAAAGGCCCATGTTCCTCTGTTGGTGCAACCCATGTCGCAACTGGCCCTACCTCGGCTGACAGTCCCCCCTACGAATGTTGGACACCGATCCTGGGGTTTTCAGCTGCCAGATGCCAAACATCCTGGTAGTAGGTATATTTTCGCTAATTTCCCATAATGCTGTGAAAACGTCGCCACGATGTGTTAGGTTCCCCGATGTACCAGACGATAACTCTGGTAATGATAATTACCATAAGGGGGTAATGATGAAAGTACGGAACATGGTTCAGGGAGGGGCGATTGTAGCCCTGAGTCTTGGACTTGCTAGCTTGGGGACAGGAATGGGATTGACGGCGAAGAAATCTACCACTACGACGGCGCAGCCAGGGCTGCTTGTTGGGGGTTCCGGAGGTGGTGCCACGGGTTCGACATCGTTCTCGCCGAGTTACGTCTATGAGGTGTACCAGACTATGCAGGGTTCCCAAGAGTCGATAGGGATAACTCTCTGCAATGACCTAAATGAAGGTAGCACGATCGACAACAATTGCATTAACAATCTTGCTCCAGCTATAGGAAATGAGGTCGATTACTACATCCAGTCATTGAACATTGAACCTGGAGTCACTATTTCCTACAACGCTGCCGGTAGTGTTTCCTTTACGATCTTCACTGGTTAGCTTGGTGTCGACACCCACCTATTTGCGAGGGATGGTCGTAAAGACAGTTCGAGGTCATTCTTGTGAGGACAGAAGGATTTGATGCATAGGTTCTCGATTAAAGCCATCAGGTGGAGTGGACTCCTCCGCCTGATGGCTGTGCTCGTGGCGAGTAGCGCGGCAGTCACGGTCACCGCACCTAGTGTTTCCTGGGCCGATAGCTCTGCTACACGTACCATTGCGATAGGCTCTACGCCAACAAGTCTAGCGGTTGACCCGACTACCGCTACGGGGTATACGGCAGATACGCTGTCCAAAGCTATCTCTGTCATCAGCTTAGCCAAGGATAGAGTGACTGCGAATATTGCCCTGAGCATTAACCCAATAGTCCTAGCCATTGATCCCACCACCGACACTGTGTATGTGGAAGGCCACAATTCAGTA from Ferrimicrobium acidiphilum DSM 19497 encodes:
- a CDS encoding YncE family protein, with protein sequence MSFNPIRSITLSNVFRVLGITLAICLVFGIVDSGVSWAGTPVVRNIPTTNSSAHSFLISLAVNPTTDTVYAANGHSISVISGKTDKVTHTILAKSAGLAVNPTTDTVYAANGHSISVISGATSKLVRSIRARSNVVGFSVNPTTDTVYATNRNSVSVIALATGNQTSDSRVIIGLPAVGFVIVVGEATFLVALKRRRAA
- a CDS encoding YncE family protein — protein: MHRFSIKAIRWSGLLRLMAVLVASSAAVTVTAPSVSWADSSATRTIAIGSTPTSLAVDPTTATGYTADTLSKAISVISLAKDRVTANIALSINPIVLAIDPTTDTVYVEGHNSVLAINGATDKVVHTIHAHLFGGGIAIDPTTDTVYVE